The genomic region AGAGTGCTCTAGCTACTGTTTCAGCAGATAATTTATTAGCGCATAGCTTGGCAGGATTCACCTGCTGTTTTAGCAGTGGACGTGTGTGCAGATTTTGCATGGTCACTTATGTGCTTGAAGTCCCATGTGAATGAAGACAAACTTATAATCCGATCCGCTCAGGTGCACAAGTACCATCTGGAAGCACTCAAGGAGAGTAGTGAGGTTTCTAAACAGACATATGGTGTCGTCAGCAAATGTCCATTTAGTGAGTTGGACTACTTTGATGTTACAAGAGCATTTCCACCTGACTTGATGCATGATTTCTTGGAGGGCATTGTACCTGTTGTGATTTGTCACCAAGGCATTACATTCCAAGCATATCGTCTCACTGATCGACATCAATGCTGAGTTAGATGCTTTCAAAATAGGAAGGAACGACAGGAGCAACATCCCACAGCAGTTATCTCAAAGTGTCTTAAAACAGACCAGACTACCAAGGGTCTGCAGCACAGAATTGGTGCCTCTTCAGGATTTTGCCATTTCTTATAGGACATTATATCCCACAAGGTGAGGTCCACTGGGATATTTACCTGAAGTGTCGAGAGATAGGCGAAGTAATATTTTCCCCCTCCATAAGGAAGGGGGTAATCCCTCTTCTCTGTCAACAAATAGGGAATTCCTTTCTGATTTCCAGTCTGCATTCCCCGAGACTTTCACCCCCATATCTTATCCACTCTTTTTAGACAAGAACCCCCTGTGTCTTATATGACCCAACCATGGCCAGCAGTATTCAGTCTGCCCACCTTCCCTCCTGAACTGCAAGCTGCTCTCCAGAGGAAAGATCCTGCCTTTAAAAAGAAGGACAAATCACATATACGGGCATTATTGATTCAAGTGCTGTTTGATAATGTCACTAAACACACTTGGTAAGTTTAGTTCAAAATATAAAGCAGATTTATTTTTACTAAAAGTTATTTTCCATTTTCCCAGGGGTTTATAAACTTCCAAGTTTTAGGGCCTGCTTACACAAAAGAATTGTCACAgttttctcttggtcagtggcgtattgcgttttaggtagtgtacaaACGCACCAGACCACTTCTTAGGTTGTTAATTACCACACCCTTAGGATGCATTTCACTAACAAATAATTATCTGTTTTAGGTATCCCAGTCACAAAATGTATGGAGATGTCCTGGGGAGTTTGATTACAAAATGTCCATTCTTAAGAGATGGCAGTTCATCTGGACATGTACGTACAGTACTGCTACTTGCAAAAACTCTTTCTGTTttggttattttttttatttctgtgtaAATAATGTCATTTTACTATTGCAATTTGcattgtatccttgtatctagGAGACATTGTTAGAGTGCTTCCGTAACAAATTCAAGAAGGAAAGGATTCCACTTGTGCACAACTCCACAGTCCtccaaatgaaaacaaagtaTGGAACCAAAAAACGAATGGTGGAGCAAACATCCTATGTGGACACTACCATCGAACCTGAGGTAcattaggctatttgtttttctGATCTTTATTCTTTTAAAAGTGTCAGGTACCAAAAGTGGGTTAAGAATGTTATCTTTACTCATCCTATATGACATGAATTACTGTCCATTTCAGCTGgcaaaaaggagagaagaaTTACTGTATTATTCAGCATCACACAGTAACT from Alosa alosa isolate M-15738 ecotype Scorff River chromosome 1, AALO_Geno_1.1, whole genome shotgun sequence harbors:
- the LOC125294152 gene encoding uncharacterized protein LOC125294152 isoform X1, which produces MTQPWPAVFSLPTFPPELQAALQRKDPAFKKKDKSHIRALLIQVLFDNVTKHTWYPSHKMYGDVLGSLITKCPFLRDGSSSGHETLLECFRNKFKKERIPLVHNSTVLQMKTKYGTKKRMVEQTSYVDTTIEPELAKRREELLYYSASHSNSSSSLEVLELEAVGEDDTSYQEHLNFILRELAKKQPNLAEIKIRMRRTLFKRIEAMTPNKESHGDFSISWHPTANAALLLLPELFKEKTDT
- the LOC125294152 gene encoding uncharacterized protein LOC125294152 isoform X2, with protein sequence MTQPWPAVFSLPTFPPELQAALQRKDPAFKKKDKSHIRALLIQVLFDNVTKHTWYPSHKMYGDVLGSLITKCPFLRDGSSSGHETLLECFRNKFKKERIPLVHNSTVLQMKTKYGTKKRMVEQTSYVDTTIEPELAKRREELLYYSASHSNSSSSLEVLELEAVGEDDTSYQEHLNFILRELAKKQPNLAEIKIRMRRTLFKRIEAMTPNKESHGDFSISWHPTANAS